Proteins co-encoded in one Diprion similis isolate iyDipSimi1 chromosome 13, iyDipSimi1.1, whole genome shotgun sequence genomic window:
- the LOC124414138 gene encoding putative peptidyl-prolyl cis-trans isomerase dodo, which translates to MADEELPAGWEKRLSRTTGQHYYLNIYTKESQWDVPDKPAEGPKEVQCSHLLVKHAGSRRPSSWREENITRTKEEALELVKSYREQIVSGKATFAELASKYSDCSSAKRGGDLGPFGRGAMQKPFEQAAFALRVGKLSTPVHTDSGVHIIHRTA; encoded by the exons ATGGCGGACGAAGAGCTACCAGCGGGCTGGGAAAAACGGTTGAGCAGAACGACTG GCCAACATTACtacttgaatatttatacaaaagaGAGTCAGTGGGATGTACCTGACAAACCAGCAGAGGGACCTAAGGAAGTGCAGTGCTCGCACCTGCTAGTGAAACATGCTGGCTCTCGACGGCCCTCGTCGTGGCGggaagaaaatattaccaGAACTAAGGAAGAAGCGCTAGAACTTGTCAAGT CATATAGAGAGCAGATCGTTTCCGGTAAAGCAACGTTCGCTGAACTTGCGTCAAAATACAGTGATTGCAGTTCTGCAAAACGTGGTGGCGACCTTGGACCGTTCGGTAGAGGTGCGATGCAGAAACCATTCGAGCAGGCTGCGTTTGCTCTTAGAGTTGGAAAGCTCTCGACTCCTGTTCACACGGACAGTGGCGTGCACATAATTCATCGCACGGCTTAA